In Cryptococcus neoformans var. neoformans JEC21 chromosome 5 sequence, one genomic interval encodes:
- a CDS encoding ribosomal protein L2, putative, whose amino-acid sequence MMFGGPPPTKKDEGAILKRYTGPGFPFIPSLRHVVYPFHPHLHKGGPVKELTVPLRRKGGRGNDTGQIVTRHRGGGHKRRIRIVDFHRRASGEHRVIRIEYDPGRSAHIALIRKQGSTSTLSAEQAEESLAEGGHDNEAVKGGWSYIIAPLGLRAGDVVVSYRSGIPEKLIQQCDMTSSMYGSTLPSGETDAVSPPRKSRATDTPEMRRALGMLRTVTLKPGNVLPLYLIPPGMQVHNISLTVDGRMQLCRSAGTFGQVVSHQGSDGRSIGGSDVLTMGGGFDEEGNRVPKKGFVLVKLQSGEVRKLDPGCVATIGVVSNKEHQFRQLGKAGRNRWLGRRPHVRGAAMNSVDHAHGGGRGKSKGNKHPRSIYGTLQHVRTRRPKDKDGNKAVVTERPRGKQTAAKH is encoded by the exons ATGATGTTCGGCGGTCCCCCCCCCACGAAAAAGGACGAGGGCGCAATCCTGAAGAGATACACCGGCCCAGgcttccccttcatccct TCCCTGCGCCACGTCGTCTACCCCTTCCACCCCCACCTCCACAAAGGCGGCCCCGTCAAGGAGCTCACCGTGCCGCTCCGTCGCAAAGGCGGCCGGGGCAACGACACCGGCCAGATCGTCACCCGTCACCGCGGTGGTGGGCACAAGCGCCGGATCCGTATCGTCGATTTCCATCGTCGCGCGTCCGGCGAGCACAGAGTCATCCGCATCGAGTATGACCCTGGGCGATCTGCCCACATCGCCCTCATCAGGAAGCAGGGTTCGACGTCTACCCTGAGCGCTGAGCAGGCAGAGGAGAGCTTGGCCGAAGGCGGTCACGACAACGAAGCCGTCAAGGGCGGCTGGAGCTACATCATTGCTCCTTTAGGACTGAGAGCTGGCGATGTCGTAGTTTCCTACCGAAGCGGCATACCGGAAAAGCTGATCCAACAGTGTGACATGACTTCCTCGATGTACGGCTCTACGCTTCCCAGCGGCGAAACCGACGCCGTCTCTCCCCCTCGTAAATCTCGAGCGACCGACACCCCAGAAATGCGCCGTGCGCTCGGTATGCTCCGTACCGTCACTCTCAAACCCGGAAACGTCCTCCCTCTCTATCTCATCCCTCCTGGTATGCAAGTGCACAACATCTCGCTTACCGTTGATGGCAGGATGCAGCTCTGTCGATCAGCAGGCACTTTTGGCCAGGTCGTCTCTCACCAAGGCAGCGACGGTCGATCTATCGGTGGCTCCGATGTTCTCACAATGGGCGGTGGTTTCGATGAGGAGGGTAATCGGGTGCCCAAGAAGGGTTTCGTGTTGGTCAAGCTGCAAAGCGGTGAAGTGAGAAAGTTGGATCCTGGATGTGTCGCCACCATCGGTGTGGTTAGCAA CAAAGAGCACCAGTTCCGACAACTCGGTAAGGCCGGTCGAAACCGCTGGCTCGGTCGTCGACCCCACGTCCGTGGTGCGGCCATGAACTCTGTCGACCACGCCCACGGTGGTGGTCGAGGTAAGAGCAAGGGTAACAAGCACCCCAGGAGTATCTACGGTACATTGCAGCACGTCAGAACGAGGAGGcccaaggacaaggacgGGAACAAGGC TGTTGTTACCGAGCGACCAAGAGGAAAGCAGACAGCGGCCAAGCACTAG
- a CDS encoding UDP-N-acetylglucosamine transporter, putative → MKDPGLISSFLQTTAGEWFMILSLVFGGCCSNVWALEGVLKDHPKSGTFLTFSQFVFVALQNLSSQVELARSRSGILYPKLKTRNVPLKRWIIQVILFFAVSLMNNYAFGLKIPVTIHIIFRSGGLCVSMVVGRVIGKRRYSIAQMLAGLLITIGIVIATLSAPHRQPSRSSGTVSASTTESVVRPTSWMAHERDYLAGIAILAAALFLSALLGLYQEHTYRMYGKQWKEALFYGHFLSLPLFTPFYSDLIQTYNAYTSSPSLTLLSIPRPSASLFPALFTENPTSFSSAKYFDWHELLIPSAMFALALNLITQGLCVRGVNRLTTRVNSVTVNLVLTVRKAVSLAISVWYYGSGLTWSLVVGGAMVLLGTILYSLAPGPKGLGPSASDKDKTPTIKTSSRPRPIIVEQKEGDGGNGSNQQSDPLVSAGLRYRQSPMEGSVMEKSATKSR, encoded by the exons ATGAAAGACCCGGGTCTCATATCCTCATTCCTCCAGACCACTGCCGGCGAATGGTTCATGatcctctccctcgtcTTTGGTGGCTGCTGCTC CAACGTATGGGCATTGGAGGGAGTCCTCAAGGACCATCCCAAATCTG GCACATTCCTTACATTCTCCCAATTTGTCTTTGTCGCTCTACAGAACCTTTCATCGCAAGTCGAGCTGGCCCGAAGCAGATCAGGAATACTTTATCCCAAGCTCAAGACACGGAATGTACCTCTGAAACGCTGGATAATACAGGTGATCTTATTCTTTGCCGTCAGCTTGA TGAACAATTACGCGTTCGGCTTAAAG ATTCCTGTAACCATTCACATTATTTTTCGGAGTGGTG GTCTTTGCGTATCGATGGTCGTTGGGAGGGTGATTGGGAAGCGGAGATATTCAATAGCCCAGATG CTTGCTGGGTTGCTCATCACCATCGGCATCGTCATCGCTACCCTTTCCGCCCCCCATCGACAACCGTCCCGATCAAGTGGCACAGTATCGGCAAGTACGACTGAATCAGTCGTCCGACCAACTTCTTGGATGGCCCATGAGCGGGACTACCTGGCAGGTATAGCTATCCTTGCCGCTGCTCTTTTTCTATCTGCACTCCTGGGGCTGTATCAGGAGCATACTTATCGTATGTATGGGAAGCAGTGGAAAGAAGCATTATTCTATGGC CACTTTCTCTCACTCCCTCTCTTTACACCCTTCTATTCCGACCTTATCCAAACATACAACGCCTAtacttcctctccatctctcacTTTACTATCCATTCCTCGACCTTCagcttcccttttccctgcCCTCTTCACTGAAAATCCAACCTCTTTTTCGTCCGCCAAATACTTTGACTGGCACGAGCTTCTCATTCCTTCCGCCATGTTTGCTCTCGCTCTCAACCTCATCACTCAAGGTCTCTGTGTCAGGGGCGTGAACAGGTTGACGACGAGGGTGAATTCGGTGACGGTGAACTTGGTGTTGACGGTGAGAAAGGCAGTCAGTCTGGCTATCAGTGTTTGGTATTATGGGAGCGGACTGACATGGAGCTTGGTCGTCGGTGGTGCGATGGTGTTAT TGGGCACCATCCTCTACTCCCTCGCCCCCGGTCCCAAAGGTCTAGGACCATCCGCTTCAGATAAAGATAAGACACCAACGATCAAAACCTCTTCACGACCTCGGCCTATCATTGTTGAGCAGAAAGAAGGCGACGGAGGGAATGGATCAAACCAGCAGTCCGATCCTTTGGTATCAGCCGGTCTGAGGTATCGCCAAAGCCCTATGGAAGGGTCTGTCATGGAGAAAAGTGCAACGAAAAGCCGATGA